The proteins below are encoded in one region of Silene latifolia isolate original U9 population chromosome 2, ASM4854445v1, whole genome shotgun sequence:
- the LOC141634072 gene encoding F-box/FBD/LRR-repeat protein At5g22660-like, with product MAVGGNEPTRKRKSKRKMTWKTKRTRTNIREDRLSSLPDDILIEILSCLPIRLAMATECLSRRWRGLWTNITCIHIDNHKFNSSRDLDITFDDIIARITSPLIHSFSVELVNLRHTPYCVQYPKRNPNYSWLRQICDQNVRQLKVTSIWKFCHPNVTNIWKFCRQSIWKVCQPNDYYLIQSWFALPSFIWVTQSLVSLELDTTLTLQLPDDKDPINLPNLKKLHLCSISINVESLEKLIKACPSLEELGFVYTSCAGPYYCRGRISRRLTRLCYIKFSHQNLQRLFIKNLPNNYRVVVNAPKLEYLAIRASKSVGLRFEEEPMMLCEAKIDLIDYNYYYKCVLTEDEIKSMTKFYGVFSNVTILSPDIFVLKNSWPSNMFCNATKLTLSMTASCNINILLAMLELCPVLDVLTLQICERYGMERAAEMLGHVNTLQRVLKTIKIETNCNSDDKSTESLVELVEYLLSKSVDLKQFRVTVDWSSHRMEGTEGAEIREMKLCTLLYQCPVLSEGCEVEFVGRFFKTSRKAGLKIWIENGKDSPIN from the coding sequence ATGGCTGTCGGAGGCAATGAACCAACGAGGAAGAGGAAGAGTAAGCGTAAGATGACATGGAAGACGAAGCGGACGAGGACGAACATAAGGGAAGACAGGCTAAGTTCTCTCCCTGACGACATTCTTATTGAAATTTTGTCCTGCCTTCCTATTCGATTAGCCATGGCCACCGAGTGTTTATCGAGGCGATGGCGTGGTCTCTGGACTAACATAACTTGTATCCATATAGACAACCATAAATTCAACTCCTCCCGTGACTTAGACATCACTTTTGATGATATCATAGCCCGAATTACCTCACCCTTAATCCACAGTTTCTCTGTGGAATTGGTAAACTTGCGGCATACGCCTTATTGCGTACAATATCCAAAGCGTAACCCCAACTATTCTTGGCTTCGCCAAATTTGTGACCAGAATGTCCGTCAACTCAAGGTAACAAGTATTTGGAAATTCTGCCACCCGAATGTAACAAATATTTGGAAATTCTGCAGACAAAGTATTTGGAAAGTCTGCCAGCCGAATGATTATTATTTGATTCAATCTTGGTTTGCATTGCCAAGTTTTATTTGGGTAACACAGTCGTTGGTGTCGCTCGAGCTAGACACAACGCTTACGTTGCAGTTGCCTGATGATAAGGACCCAATCAATCTTCCTAATCTAAAGAAGTTACACCTTTGTTCTATCAGTATAAATGTCGAGTCTCTAGAAAAACTAATCAAGGCTTGTCCGTCTCTCGAAGAATTGGGTTTTGTGTACACGTCTTGTGCAGGTCCTTATTATTGCAGAGGTAGAATCAGCCGTAGGTTGACTCGGCTTTGTTACATCAAGTTTTCACATCAAAACTTACAACGATTGTTTATTAAAAACTTACCTAACAACTACAGAGTTGTGGTTAATGCCCCAAAGTTGGAGTATTTGGCTATTCGCGCTTCAAAATCAGTGGGATTACGCTTTGAAGAGGAACCGATGATGTTGTGTGAAGCAAAAATCGATCTTAttgattataattattattataagtgTGTCCTAACAGAGGATGAAATCAAGTCTATGACCAAATTTTATGGGGTATTTAGTAATGTTACTATCCTTTCACCCGATATTTTTGTACTAAAGAACTCATGGCCGTCAAATATGTTTTGTAATGCGACTAAGCTGACACTATCAATGACAGCGTCCTGCAACATTAATATTTTGTTGGCGATGCTGGAGTTGTGTCCTGTATTAGACGTTCTCACGCTACAAATCTGTGAAAGATACGGTATGGAGAGAGCCGCTGAAATGCTTGGCCATGTTAACACGTTGCAACGAGTACTGAAGACGATAAAGATAGAAACCAACTGTAACAGCGATGACAAAAGCACGGAATCTTTAGTAGAATTGGTCGAGTACTTATTAAGCAAATCGGTTGATTTAAAGCAGTTCCGTGTTACAGTAGATTGGAGTTCTCACAGAATGGAAGGTACAGAAGGTGCAGAAATCCGGGAAATGAAGCTATGCACGCTACTCTACCAATGTCCAGTGCTTTCAGAAGGGTGTGAGGTCGAATTTGTAGGGAGATTTTTCAAGACGTCTCGAAAGGCTGGTCTTAAAATTTGGATAGAAAATGGCAAAGATAGTCCTATCAACTGA
- the LOC141634055 gene encoding uncharacterized protein LOC141634055, producing MADVLSLLQMYDDDDVSGPDRTTNCQRKRPIVDYGHDDIAMSPVPESMRGNVADSPQLSAHADVPRLDMVNNAVKDSDTQVQDGVDVSDEDRKDNDPLDAFLPPPPQEKCSDELQEKIKKFLAYKRQGKSFNVEVRNRKDYRNPNFLRHVVRYQDIDEIGSCFSKDVFDPHGYDESDFYDEHDY from the coding sequence ATGGCGGACGTATTAAGCCTACTCCAGATGTACGACGATGACGACGTTAGTGGACCTGATAGAACGACGAATTGTCAACGCAAACGACCAATTGTAGATTACGGTCATGATGATATTGCCATGTCTCCTGTTCCTGAGAGTATGCGAGGTAATGTAGCAGACTCTCCTCAATTGTCTGCACACGCTGATGTTCCACGTCTTGATATGGTCAATAATGCTGTGAAAGATTCTGACACTCAAGTTCAAGATGGTGTTGATGTCTCTGATGAAGACCGTAAAGATAATGATCCATTGGATGCTTTTCTGCCTCCACCACCACAAGAGAAGTGCTCAGATGAGTTGCAGGAGAAAATCAAGAAGTTCCTTGCATACAAACGGCAGGGGAAAAGCTTCAATGTGGAGGTGCGTAATAGAAAAGACTATCGGAATCCTAATTTTTTGCGCCATGTAGTGAGATATCAAGATATTGATGAGATTGGGTCTTGCTTCAGCAAAGATGTGTTTGACCCGCATGGATATGATGAAAGCGATTTCTATGATGAACATGACTACTAG
- the LOC141634079 gene encoding F-box/FBD/LRR-repeat protein At5g22660-like, translated as MAVNGNEPKRKRMNKMEDRLSSLHDDILVEILSRLPLRLAMATGCLSRRWCSLWTKVTSIHIDNHKFNCSHDLETTFNDIITRITSPFIHSFSVELGLHQIYLTLHHFPYVEYPERIFNYSWLYRICDRNVRELKVTNTCREGTYPDIYYYNWIQSRFSLPSCICVTQSLVSIELDTTLKLQLPDHGDQINLPNLNKLHLCSTSLNLESLEKLIKACPSLEELGFVYKSFSNPFKHGWDRSGLISLCNIKFSHQRLQRLFIKNLPCNYRVVLNAPKLEYLAIHASKSVGFRFEEEPVISCEAKIRLTKYTDCDCALTEDEIKSMTKFYGVFSNVTILSPEVFVLMNSWPSNMFCNATRLTLSMDMPSNVKILLAILELCPVLDVLVLKIQDTEGMEIRDAEMPCQVGTWQRVLKKVNIEINCNSNGKTTNSFVKLVEYLLSNSVDLKQFHIKVNWSCYEMANEIREMKLCMIVYHGPVLSEGCEVEFVGRFFKMSRKADLKDWITNGKDVSR; from the coding sequence ATGGCCGTCAATGGTAATGAACCAAAGAGGAAGAGGATGAACAAAATGGAAGACAGGCTGAGTTCTCTTCACGACGACATTCTTGTCGAAATTCTCTCCCGCCTTCCTCTTCGATTAGCCATGGCCACCGGATGTTTATCGCGGCGATGGTGTAGTCTATGGACTAAGGTAACGTCTATCCATATAGACAACCATAAATTCAACTGCTCGCATGACTTAGAAACCACTTTTAATGATATCATTACTCGAATTACCTCACCCTTCATCCACAGTTTCTCTGTGGAACTTGGACTGCACCAAATTTACCTCACCCTTCACCACTTTCCGTACGTAGAATATCCAGAGCGTATTTTCAACTATTCTTGGCTTTACCGAATTTGTGACCGGAATGTCCGTGAACTCAAGGTAACAAATACTTGCAGAGAAGGGACGTATCCTgatatatattattataattgGATTCAATCTAGGTTTTCATTGCCAAGTTGTATTTGCGTAACACAGTCGTTGGTATCGATCGAGCTAGACACAACGCTTAAGTTGCAGTTGCCTGATCATGGGGACCAAATCAATCTTCCTAATCTAAACAAGTTACACCTTTGTTCTACCAGTTTGAATCTCGAGTCTTTGGAAAAATTAATCAAGGCTTGTCCGTCTCTCGAAGAATTGGGTTTTGTGTACAAGTCTTTCTCAAATCCTTTCAAACATGGATGGGATCGAAGTGGGTTGATCTCGCTTTGTAACATTAAGTTTTCGCATCAACGTTTACAGCGATTGTTTATTAAAAACTTACCTTGCAACTATAGAGTTGTGCTTAATGCCCCAAAGTTGGAGTATTTGGCTATTCACGCTTCAAAATCAGTGGGATTTCGCTTTGAAGAGGAACCGGTGATATCGTGTGAAGCAAAAATCCGTCTTACCAAGTATACTGATTGTGATTGTGCCCTAACAGAGGATGAAATCAAGTCAATGACCAAATTTTATGGGGTATTTAGTAATGTTACTATCCTTTCACCCGAAGTTTTTGTACTAATGAATTCATGGCCATCAAATATGTTTTGTAATGCAACTCGGCTGACACTGTCAATGGATATGCCTTCCAACGTCAAGATTTTGTTGGCGATACTAGAGTTGTGTCCTGTATTAGACGTTCTCGTACTAAAAATCCAGGATACAGAAGGTATGGAGATCAGGGACGCTGAAATGCCTTGCCAGGTTGGGACGTGGCAACGAGTACTCAAGAAGGTAAACATAGAAATCAACTGTAACAGTAATGGCAAAACCACGAATTCTTTCGTAAAGTTGGTAGAGTACTTGTTAAGCAATTCCGTAGATTTAAAGCAGTTCCATATTAAAGTAAATTGGAGTTGTTATGAAATGGCAAATGAAATCCGGGAAATGAAGCTATGCATGATTGTCTACCATGGTCCGGTGCTCTCAGAAGGGTGTGAGGTCGAATTTGTAGGGAGATTTTTCAAGATGTCTCGAAAGGCCGATCTAAAAGATTGGATAACAAATGGGAAAGATGTCTCACGGTGA
- the LOC141634067 gene encoding F-box/FBD/LRR-repeat protein At5g22660-like produces MSPYRKYINLDYSWLRQICDWNIRQLKVTNTRNIGEVEVTKEYGYCILGPTWSKYNDYFIQIGLTLPSFIFVTQSLVSIELDSTTIKLQLPDDGDQINLPNLKKLHLCSIGMNSESLEKLIKACPSLEEFGFVYKYCQCPYNCVRRFGRNRSTWIWYIKFSHQNLQRLFIKNLPNNYRVVVNAPKLAYLAIHASKSAGFRFEEEPMMLSCEVKIHLADYTVYDCDLALTEDEIKSMTKFYGVFSNITIVSPDVFVLKNSWPSNMFCNATQLTLSMDMPSNVKILLGILELCPVLDVLTLKMQDTEGMEIRDAEMPCQVGTWQRVLEKVNIEINCNSKGKTTKALVELVEYLLSNSVDLKHFHVTVDSSSHKMGSTKVAAIREMKLCQLLYKCPVLSERCEVEFVGRFFKMSRKAGVKFLIANDK; encoded by the coding sequence ATGTCTCCGTACAGAAAATATATTAATCTCGACTATTCTTGGCTTCGCCAAATTTGTGACTGGAATATCCGTCAACTCAAGGTAACAAATACTAGGAATATCGGTGAAGTAGAAGTAACAAAAGAATATGGGTATTGCATACTAGGCCCGACTTGGAGTAAATATAATGATTATTTCATTCAAATTGGATTGACATTGCCAAGTTTTATTTTCGTAACACAGTCGTTGGTGTCGATCGAGCTAGACTCAACAACGATTAAGTTGCAGTTGCCTGATGATGGGGACCAAATCAATCTTCCGAATCTAAAGAAGCTACACCTTTGTTCCATCGGTATGAATTCCGAGTCTCTTGAAAAACTAATCAAGGCTTGTCCGTCTCTCGAAGAATTCGGTTTTGTGTACAAGTATTGTCAATGTCCTTACAACTGTGTCCGTAGATTCGGCCGAAATAGGTCGACTTGGATTTGGTACATCAAGTTTTCACATCAAAATTTACAACGATTGTTTATTAAAAACTTACCTAACAACTATAGAGTTGTGGTTAATGCCCCAAAGTTGGCGTATTTGGCTATTCACGCTTCAAAATCAGCGGGATTTCGCTTTGAAGAGGAACCGATGATGTTATCGTGTGAAGTAAAAATCCATCTTGCTGATTATACTGTTTATGATTGTGATTTAGCCCTAACAGAGGATGAAATCAAGTCTATGACCAAATTTTATGGGGTATTTAGTAATATTACTATCGTTTCACCCGATGTTTTCGTTCTAAAGAACTCATGGCCGTCAAATATGTTTTGTAATGCGACTCAGCTGACACTGTCAATGGATATGCCTTCCAACGTCAAGATTTTGTTGGGGATATTGGAGTTGTGTCCTGTATTAGACGTTCTCACGCTAAAAATGCAGGATACAGAAGGTATGGAGATCAGGGACGCTGAAATGCCTTGCCAGGTTGGCACGTGGCAACGAGTACTCGAGAAGGTAAACATAGAAATCAACTGTAACAGTAAAGGCAAAACCACGAAAGCTTTGGTAGAGTTGGTAGAGTACTTGTTAAGCAATTCCGTTGATTTAAAACACTTCCATGTTACAGTAGATTCGAGTTCTCACAAAATGGGAAGTACGAAAGTTGCAGCAATCCGGGAAATGAAGCTATGCCAACTACTCTACAAATGTCCAGTGCTTTCAGAAAGGTGTGAGGTCGAATTTGTAGGGAGATTTTTCAAGATGTCTCGAAAGGCCGGTGTAAAATTTTTGATAGCAAACGACAAATAA